A stretch of the Bacillota bacterium genome encodes the following:
- a CDS encoding efflux RND transporter permease subunit, translating into MNLAGFSIRRPVTVCMGILVLLALGGVSLSQLPIDLLPELNLPMAVAVSTYSGAGPEEVEQMVTRPLEAVLSTVSNVKNVMSISSPGSSMVMVEFNWGTDMDFATLDMREKIDILSGVLPPEVKRPTVYKFDPALLPIMSIGVSSDSRDLATLKQLLEDKVINRLERIDGVAYAMLAGGPVREIKVLVDQARLSGYGLTLGRLVQVLQSENLNLPGGTIQDGGREYVIRTTGEFRSIDEIRNVTLLTPMGAPIRLSDVATVKEVEDRSGAYSLLNGRPSLGIAIQKETGANTVQVAAKVREEMEKVARDLPDVDYSYTFDQSKFIERAIGNLKSNAIIGGLLAIFILYVFLHSFRSTLIIALSIPISIIATFTLVYFNKLTLNMMSLGGLALGVGMLVDNSIVVLENIYRHCEQGKTRLVAAQEGAAEVGLAITASTLTTVAVFVPIVYIKGLVAEIFTQLALTVTFSLLSSLLVAMTLVPLLASRLLKVEAERPPAQPGWGPARWGRQLADRIRQALANLDRFYRRALSWSLDHRRLVLAVAAGAFVLSLIALPFLGRELFPRTDAGMLTATISLPLGSTIEQTGQIAEQVEEILAQVPEVDTIFTSVGGSELFSAGGMGTYAEHATIDVNLKPQRERKRSDLQLAEVVREQVQDIAGAEITVTALDMMGMHAVAGSGGPISIQVYGDDIDLLKTVADDVATVVKDVPGTREVETSFEEGRPEIQVRLNRDKAAALGLSAGQVAQTVDMAIDGQVATRYRVGGDEVDIIVQLEEGQRQNLTDIKGIRLASPLGFQVSLDDVAELVLEQGPSSIYRENQTRVATVSADIIGRPLGKVSNDIARALAVAPLPEGYTVEFGGENKMMMEAFADLSLVLVFAVVLVYMVMAAQFESLLHPFTIMFSMPLAMVGVVLGLAVTGTPVSVLAAIGVVVLAGVVVNNAIVLVDYINILRKRGLSAKEAILTAGPTRLRPILMTTLTTVLGLVPLALGAGEGGEVQAPLGITVIFGLSMSTILTLIVVPVVYTWFEDLGSILTRRLPWLGANRAYGRSVE; encoded by the coding sequence ATGAACCTGGCTGGGTTCTCCATTCGCCGTCCGGTGACAGTATGTATGGGCATCTTGGTGTTGCTGGCGTTAGGGGGCGTGTCTCTCAGCCAGCTACCCATCGATCTGTTACCGGAACTTAACCTGCCCATGGCGGTGGCGGTATCCACCTACAGCGGGGCCGGTCCGGAAGAAGTGGAACAAATGGTGACCCGGCCGCTGGAAGCGGTGCTGTCCACCGTGAGCAACGTTAAGAATGTAATGTCCATCAGTTCGCCGGGCAGCTCCATGGTAATGGTTGAATTTAACTGGGGCACGGATATGGATTTTGCCACCCTGGACATGCGGGAGAAAATTGATATTCTGTCGGGCGTGTTACCGCCTGAGGTGAAACGACCGACGGTATATAAGTTTGACCCGGCACTACTTCCCATAATGTCCATCGGGGTGTCGTCCGACAGCCGAGATCTGGCCACTTTAAAACAGTTGCTGGAAGATAAGGTAATCAACCGGCTGGAGAGGATAGACGGAGTGGCTTATGCTATGCTGGCCGGCGGCCCGGTACGGGAGATTAAGGTGCTGGTGGATCAGGCCCGTCTCAGTGGCTACGGCTTGACTTTGGGCCGGTTGGTTCAGGTGCTACAAAGCGAGAATCTAAACTTACCCGGTGGTACCATCCAAGACGGCGGGCGGGAGTATGTGATCCGTACCACCGGCGAATTTAGAAGCATTGACGAGATCCGAAACGTTACTTTGCTGACTCCCATGGGAGCCCCTATTCGTTTGAGCGATGTGGCCACGGTAAAGGAAGTGGAAGACCGGAGCGGGGCCTATTCGCTGCTAAACGGCCGCCCGAGCTTGGGTATTGCTATCCAGAAGGAAACGGGAGCCAACACAGTACAGGTAGCGGCCAAGGTAAGGGAGGAGATGGAAAAGGTTGCCAGGGATCTGCCCGATGTGGACTACAGCTACACTTTTGACCAATCGAAGTTTATTGAACGGGCCATCGGCAACCTGAAAAGCAATGCCATTATAGGCGGCCTGCTGGCGATATTCATCCTCTATGTGTTTTTGCATAGCTTTAGGAGCACCTTGATTATTGCCTTGTCCATCCCCATTTCCATTATTGCTACCTTTACTTTAGTTTATTTCAATAAGCTTACTTTGAACATGATGTCACTGGGTGGTCTGGCCCTGGGCGTAGGTATGCTGGTGGACAATTCTATTGTGGTACTGGAGAACATCTACCGGCATTGTGAACAAGGGAAGACCAGGCTGGTGGCGGCCCAAGAAGGGGCAGCAGAAGTTGGGCTGGCTATTACGGCCTCGACTTTGACTACCGTTGCGGTGTTTGTACCTATTGTTTATATAAAGGGACTGGTGGCGGAGATCTTCACTCAACTGGCGCTGACAGTGACCTTTTCGCTGTTGTCTTCTTTGCTGGTGGCCATGACCCTGGTTCCTTTGCTGGCCAGCCGGCTGCTTAAAGTTGAGGCTGAGCGGCCGCCGGCCCAGCCAGGCTGGGGGCCGGCTCGGTGGGGGCGGCAGTTGGCGGACCGGATCAGACAGGCGCTAGCTAATCTGGACCGTTTTTACCGCCGGGCCCTTTCTTGGAGTCTGGACCATCGTCGCCTGGTGCTGGCCGTAGCCGCCGGTGCTTTTGTTCTGAGCTTGATCGCTCTTCCGTTTTTGGGCCGGGAGCTTTTCCCCCGTACCGACGCGGGGATGCTTACAGCTACCATCAGTTTGCCGCTGGGATCTACCATTGAGCAAACAGGCCAAATTGCTGAGCAAGTGGAGGAGATTTTGGCTCAGGTACCGGAAGTGGATACCATCTTCACGTCGGTAGGGGGCAGCGAACTGTTCTCTGCCGGTGGCATGGGTACTTATGCCGAGCATGCCACCATTGATGTCAATCTGAAACCACAACGAGAACGAAAGCGGAGCGACTTGCAGCTCGCCGAGGTGGTACGAGAGCAGGTGCAGGATATTGCCGGGGCCGAAATTACTGTGACCGCCCTGGATATGATGGGTATGCACGCCGTGGCCGGTAGCGGCGGGCCCATTAGCATTCAAGTTTACGGAGACGATATCGACCTGCTGAAAACTGTAGCTGACGATGTGGCCACGGTGGTAAAGGATGTTCCGGGAACACGGGAAGTGGAAACCAGTTTTGAAGAAGGACGGCCGGAAATCCAGGTGCGGTTAAACCGAGACAAAGCGGCTGCCCTGGGTCTGTCAGCCGGTCAGGTGGCTCAGACAGTGGATATGGCTATCGACGGTCAAGTTGCTACTCGCTATCGTGTGGGCGGGGACGAGGTAGACATAATTGTACAGCTAGAAGAGGGGCAGCGACAGAACCTGACCGATATCAAGGGAATACGCCTGGCCTCACCCCTTGGTTTTCAAGTCTCCTTGGACGATGTGGCCGAGCTGGTGTTGGAGCAGGGCCCAAGCAGTATTTATCGCGAGAACCAGACCAGAGTCGCTACAGTATCAGCCGATATTATCGGGCGTCCGTTGGGCAAGGTGAGTAATGATATTGCCCGGGCCCTTGCAGTTGCGCCCCTTCCTGAGGGTTACACGGTGGAATTTGGCGGCGAGAATAAGATGATGATGGAGGCCTTTGCTGATTTGAGCTTGGTGTTGGTCTTTGCCGTGGTATTGGTGTATATGGTGATGGCAGCTCAATTTGAATCGCTGCTGCATCCTTTCACCATTATGTTTTCCATGCCCTTGGCGATGGTGGGGGTAGTACTGGGTCTCGCCGTTACCGGCACGCCGGTTTCAGTGCTGGCAGCCATCGGTGTTGTTGTCTTGGCCGGCGTGGTGGTGAACAATGCCATTGTGCTGGTGGACTATATCAACATCCTGCGAAAAAGGGGACTCAGTGCTAAGGAGGCAATTCTCACCGCCGGACCCACTCGGCTGAGGCCAATTCTTATGACCACGTTGACCACGGTGTTGGGCTTGGTTCCGCTGGCCCTAGGGGCGGGCGAAGGCGGGGAAGTGCAGGCACCGCTTGGTATTACAGTGATCTTCGGTCTCAGTATGTCCACGATCCTGACCTTAATCGTGGTGCCGGTGGTCTACACTTGGTTCGAAGACCTGGGGTCGATCTTAACACGGCGGCTGCCGTGGCTCGGGGCCAACCGAGCTTATGGGAGGAGCGTAGAATAA